The Moorena producens PAL-8-15-08-1 genomic interval AAATGGTATCCACTTCATCTGGACTGACGTTGTTGATGATTCAAACACTCCTGGAAGTGATGCAGGGGCGTATAGAAGTATTAACGCTTCCCAGTGAAGAAGCTGACAATGATACCTCTGTTGAGAATCTTACCCGGTTTCAAGTTTCTATACCCCAGGGGATTCCTGAGATTGTAGAGCCTTACTAGGCACTGGAGTAACTAGAGGCTGATTGTACAATACCATTGTGGTACTGGAGTTCACCTCAAAACCAATGCGTTCGTAAAAACTTTGTTGATGGGTGGTCATCAAATAAACTCTCTCTACTCGGCTCATCTGAGGATGAGAGAGTACAGTTTCCACTAGCTTACGCCCTAGCCCAGCTCCTCGATAGTCTGGATGGATAACGACATCCCAAATGGTTCCCCGATAAATTCCGTCAGAGGTAGCTCTAGCTAATCCAATCAGCTTCTGGTTATCCCAAACGCTGATGACAGGATTACTGTTAGCGATCGCAACTTGCCAATCCTCGATTTTTCGGTCTTTTGCCCAAAAAGCACCTAGATGAAACAATTGTTTTAGCTGGTAATAGTCGATTTGAGATTTGCGATCGCAAAACTGAATATGGCGGTAATCCATAGTTACCAAAGTTCCTTCTGATTTTGTTAAACGTGCCTTGAAATTGACTTACTTTCCTGATGTTAGTCTGGAGTTTTAATGAAAACTGTTTAAGTGAAAATAGGGTTGATAGCCTGTCCTATTGACTACTTTTAAGTAATAGAAACCAGACAATTTATCCTGATTAATTAACCAATTAATCAGGATTAAACGGGTTTGCAGATAGCTGTTAAAGATATATCTATCTATAGGTTATCTCTGGCTTGACAAACCCAGGGAGCTGAGTATTACAAAATGTTAAGATCATAACCTATTGTAATTATCTCGGTCAAATCCAATAACTGATACTATGGGTGGTAGTATGGGCTATTGTTGTTCGATCACGACACCTGTGCACAACCACCTCTCACCCACCCCATCCAAACCCCATGCCCAATTGCCTAATCAGCGTTGGGAAATTGCCCCCCTCAAAACTGAACAAGCTAACCAACTCGCCCAAGCTAGAGGGATTTCCCCCCTAATCGCTCAACTCCTGATCAATCGGGGCATGGAAACATCTGAACAAGCGGAGGTTTTCCTAAATCCCCTATCTCAGGTGATGCCTGCACCGATTGATGAATTTCCCGATTTGGCAATTAGTGTGGAGATGCTCACTGAAGCGATCGCAAATCAAGAAAAAATCGCTATTTGTGGAGACTACGATGCTGATGGCATGACCAGCACGGCTTTGTTACTCAGAGCATTGCGCTGGTTGGGGG includes:
- a CDS encoding GNAT family N-acetyltransferase; this translates as MDYRHIQFCDRKSQIDYYQLKQLFHLGAFWAKDRKIEDWQVAIANSNPVISVWDNQKLIGLARATSDGIYRGTIWDVVIHPDYRGAGLGRKLVETVLSHPQMSRVERVYLMTTHQQSFYERIGFEVNSSTTMVLYNQPLVTPVPSKALQSQESPGV